The Bacteroidota bacterium genome segment TATTTTATCCATATACCTGTTAGTACCCGGATCTGTATTTGCTTGTAGCTTTTCTTTCAGAAGTACAGAGAAATTTGAAATACTCCTGAGTGGCTCCTGCAGATCGTGTGCAGAGATATATGCAAATTGTTCGATCTCATTATTTTTACGTTCCAGTTCCTGATTCTTAATTACAAGTTGTGCTTCAGTTCTCATTCTCCTGTTAAGTTCACTTACTATCGTAATTGCTAAAAAAATCGTAATGATTATTGCGAGTATACCTTCTCTTATAAATATTGTTCTGCTTTCTTTTAAACTTGAATACGTAATATTTTTTCTTTCTGAAAATAACATTTCTTTTGATTCCTGTAGAGCAAGATTATACTCCCGGATCTTGTCCATGAAAAATTTACCTTCACCGGTTGTCAATAAATCCTTAACTTCCTCTTCTTTACCTGCTCTTTTAAGACTGATAATATTATCAATGTAATTTAATTTGAGATCAATGTATTTATTAAGAGAATCCATCAAAGGCTGAATACTTTTATCATTCCTGGTCAGTTCGATAAGAGTATTTCTTGTTACTAAAATTTCTTCAATTGATCTATTGTAAGGCTCCAGATATTTTTCATTTCCTGTAATGACAAATCCACGCTCTCCGGTTTCTGCGTTTAGTAAATTGGTCAGATTATTTTTTAGATTAAAAATAATTGTTCTTGTATGTATTTGTGTGTCCAGATTTTTCTGAAGCTGATCAATAGAATTGATCGAATACCACATGGTCGAGACCAACAATAAAAGTATGGTGCAAAGAATAATAATAATTCTTGTTTTTACCTTGGGCGATATCACAAAGAGATCTATTTAGTTTAAAAGTTGGTTTGCAAATTTAATAAAGATTTTAATTATTAGTGGATTGTTTATTCTACTGTAAAGTTATATTTTCCGATTAGTGTGTAAAATAATTCTCGCCATCAACTACTTACTCTCATCTCATTCTAAGTTCTCGATAAATCTAAGTGAAATAAAAAAGGAAGCCGCAAATTCTTTCAAGGTCTTGAAACTTTAATGAATAATGGTAAGTTGTATTCAATGATTGAAATATCTAATGAGTCAACTTTCCCGTCTCCTGAAAGATCTGCTGCCGAGTAGTGTACTAGATTATTTGTAAATGATGATTCAATAAATGAATAATCTGCAGATTCAATAATGCCATCACCGCAAAGTGGACACACATATCCATTATTAATTTCTCCGCTGTACAAACCCCAGACCTCGGGATTGCTGCTCAATAAAGCCAAATTTGATTCATAAACCTGACCAGGATTAACAGAAAGATCATAACTTGCATTTTCGTAAATATAAAACGGATAAGCAGTCCATATTGATATTGAATTTCGATGGCTGATCAATATATAATAATAGCCTTCAGTGACAGAATTAAGTTCAACAGTTACACTTCCATCAGTCTTTAGTATGCCGGTTGCTTTGGCTTTTTCAGAATAATTACTTGGGTCCATTAAACTTATCGATATTGTGTCAACGTCATCTATATCTATGGAATTTCCTGTGATGTATAAACAACCTCCCAGACTATTGTTGTCCATCTTGCCGGATGTAATATTATAATATCCCTGGATAAATACTTTCAGGGAAATGGAAATGGGAGGGCAGTCATCCTGATTTCCATTGCAGTTTTCATCAACGCCATTGCACAAAATTTCAATTGCACCATAGTTTATTGTAGCATCCAGATCATTACAATCGGTTCCGTAAGTAATATATGAATAACCAAACGGAATATTTCCTCCCATGCAAATAGATTCTATACCGGCATCATAACCGTCTTGATCCATATCAATATAAATATTAACAATTTGAAAAACTGAGTTGTCAAGATCGTTGCAATCGTTTCCATTTGAATAATATGAATATCCGGTTGGAATAGATCCTCCTATGCAAAGCGATTCGATTCCATTGTCATAACCATCCTGATCATTATCTTTATAAAGAGAGGCTAACTGGAAGACAGTATTGTCGTAATCGTTACAATCAGTACCAGATGTATATAGCGAATAACCCGTTGGAATAATTCCAAAGAAACATATTGTTGTATCACCACTATCATAACTGTCAGAGTCTTTATCAATATATACACTTGTACTTTGTGTAAAATAAATATCGCTGGAGTTGTCACAACCATATACAATCGGATCTGTACTTACCACTCTGATTCTGTAATTTCCGATAGGTAAAATTGAGTCGGGCAAATGACAATTTATTGTACCCGGATCTACCGAAAAAACTGAATTAAGAATAATTGGATTTTCAAAATGACCATATTGATCACTTAGTTGAGCGATAAATAAATTTCCTGTATTAAAAGTTCCGTTCAATGAATACGAAACATTCAGAGAATCATCACTACAAATAGTTTGACTCAGTGTGTCAGTAAAGATTTTCGGCGAAACAGATTGTAAATATTTTGCTATAAATATATTATCCGAACCTGTCGAAGTCTTAAAATTTTCAGGACATCCTGGAGCAAAATCGGAACTGTTCCAAAAAAATCCGCCTATGTAAAAATCACTGTCGTTCAACAAATTTATCTTTGTAGCAAATACTGTTGGTGATTGTTCATTTAATGAAAATGAATTTTCATAATTCCCGTTTTTATCAAACTTCACCCACGTTGATATATTATTCCCAGATATAAAAAGCGAATCAGGACCGGGATCTAAATCTTCTTTTCCCTCTATCGTACCAATAATATGTAAATCGGAATTACTATCAAGTTGTATCGAATTGGGATAAAAAGTGCTATTTGGCGTCTGTGTATAAAGACTACTGATAGTTTTATACCATATCAGTTCACCATCAGAAGAAAATTTTTCAAATAAAGCATCACTTCCACCCTGGCCGACTTCAATTAATAAATTTCCATTACCGGTATCAATGGTAATATTCTGTCTGAATGATGCTGATAAATAAATATTTGATGAATCATCAATAGCCAGATCGGTGCCATTAGCCAGGTAAACAGTTGGAACTATGGCCCAGATAAACTGCCCGTCTGGTGAATATTTCGCCAGATACAACGAACCTTCATGTAATACTGTATCTATGGATGGATCAAAATCTACTATTCCAAATATATTTCCTGTAATGTAAATATTGTTTTGAGCATCTGCTTTAATTGCGTCTGCCGTTTCAATAAAAGCATTTGACGGACTTCCCATTGCAAATGCCCAGAGGTTTGTTCCTGTACTGCTGAATTTAGCGACAAAAATATCTGTACCGCAAGTATAAGCGAAAATGGTATCTGTCCCAAAGGTCAGATAGTAACTAAAAAAACCACTTAATAAAATGTTTCCTGAATTATCTATAGTCAATGCCCTGCCTGCAACGTCTGAACCGCAAAAGCCGGAACCATGACAACTTCCGGAACTCCTGACCCACTCGAAATTCCCGTCATTATCATACTTGGCAAGAAAATATGAATGTGATGAACCATAGAAACAATCACCCGGACCATATACAAAATGCATATTTATACCCGGATCAAAATCAATTGCATCAGATCTAAAACCACCGGTGATATAAATATTGCCTGTTGGATCGATACAAATTGCTTCTCCGTATTCATCGCCTGTTGAACTAATTACTTTTTCCCAGATAAGATTGCCCGATGAATTATATTTACAAATGAATATATCCTGATCATTATTGATTGACCTTTTCGATCCGGTAACGTAAATATTTCCTGAATTGTCGGAGACCATTCCTTTCAATCGATTTTCGGATCCATTGTCAATTGATTTATTTGACACCCATTCTGAACGTTGAGAATATGATAGATTGGTAATGGTTAAAAGTATGTAGAGCAGAAAAAATTTCTTCATATCGTTAATTCATAGCATTTATTTAAATTTTAAATAGGATTATTTCAACCAATAATTTTACAATCGATTACAATTTTATTAAAAGGCTTTTAATTTTCAAAGGGGAATTCTGAAACTTCTAAAGATAATCATGTTTTATTCAAATGATTTCATGAATTAATCTGAAGATGATTTATTATTGATTTTCTAGCGTTTTTTCGCTTTCCGGGTATAAATTTCCATTCATTATAGCTGCATTTTTCCTACTTTTGCCACCTATGGCAACCCCCACAACTGAAGACTTATTCAAGAACATCATTTCCCATTCAAAAGAGTATGGGTTTATTTTCCAATCCAGCGAAATTTATGACGGTTTAAGTGCCGTTTATGATTATGGCCAGAATGGCGCTGAATTAAAGAAAAATATCCGCGACTATTGGTGGAAATCAATGGTCCAGTTAAATGATAATATTGTCGGTATCGATGCTGCTATCTTTATGCATCCTACTACCTGGAAAGCATCCGGACACGTTGATGCATTCAATGATCCATTGATCGACAATAAAGATTCTAAGAAAAGATACCGCGCGGATGTTCTTATCGAAGATCATCTGGCAAAGATAGAAGGGAAGATCAACAAAGAAGTTGAGAAAGCCCGTCAGCGTTTTGGTGAGACGTTTAAGGAAGAAACGTACCGTACCACGAATGCACGTGTTATGGAATACCAGCAAAAGATCGACGATGTAAATGCGCGTTTCAAAACAGCACTTGAAGCAGAAGATCTTGCTGATGTAAAACAAATAATTCTCGATCTTGAAATTGTTTGTCCGATAAGTGGTACACGCAACTGGACAGATGTTCGTCAGTTCAACTTAATGTTCAATACTCAGCTTGGTTCAGTTAGTGAAGAATCGAGTACAATATATCTTCGTCCTGAAACAGCGCAGGGAATTTTTGTAAACTTCCTGAATGTACAAAAGACGGGCAGGATGAAACTTCCTTTTGGCATTGCTCAGACAGGAAAAGCATTCCGTAATGAGATCGTTGCACGTCAATTCATTTTCCGTATGCGTGAATTCGAACAAATGGAAATGCAGTTTTTCATTCGTCCGGGAACTGAAATGGAATGGTATGCGCACTGGAAAGAAACAAGAATGAAATGGCATAAGTCCCTCGGATTTCCGGGTAACAAACATCGTTTCCATGACCATTTAAAACTTGCTCACTATGCAAATGCTGCATGCGATATTGAATTTGAATTTCCATTTGGTTTCAAAGAACTTGAAGGCATTCACTCCAGAACAGATTTCGATCTTCGCAATCATGAAAAATTTTCCGGAAAAAAACTTCAATACTTTGATCCTGAATTAAACGAAAACTATATTCCGTATGTGGTTGAAACTTCTGTCGGACTGGACAGAATGTTCCTTGCAGTTCTTTCGCAAAGTTATGCAGAGGAAAAACTGGAAGACGGTTCTGAACGTGTTGTGCTTCGCATTCCTGCTTTCCTTGCGCCCATAAAATGTGCAGTATTGCCATTGATGAATAAAGATGGTTTACCGGAAAAAGCAGAAGAGATCTTCAACAAACTTAAACTTGATTACAATTGTACCTCAGAAAGTAAAGACACTATAGGAAAACGATATCGTCGTCAGGATGCTATAGGAACACCATACTGCATTACAGTTGATCACCAGACGCTGGAAGATAACACTGTTACAATCCGTCATCGTGATTCTATGAAGCAGGAACGTATTGCGATTGATCAGATCGATGGTGTATTGAGAAGCAATGTTGATATGCGGAGTGCGCTAGCGGAGCTGTAGTGGATTCGTGTTTTGATCCATTTGGTCAAAGGTCAAAGGTCATAGGTCAGCCAGACAACACAGGCTTTTGATTTTGAATCCACTCAATGTTTGGATGTTGACCTCGACTTGACAAGTACTTATTAAAATGTAAAAACTGTACGTATTAAGAGACGCTTTTCTACGCAATAACTTTTTTACCTGCAATGATCTTATAACCTAAATACGCTCCCGGAATATAAATAAGTAACGTCAGAACAGACATCCAGATCTCTTCGCCCATTGCAACAGTATTTACTAATCCTAAAAAAGTAAGTATTCCTCCGACAATTAAGGCCGGATTTTTTGATTCTGACTTGATCAGTTTCGTTGCAACCATTCCTCCCACAATTGAAGCAATGAAATAGCATAAAATATGCAGCAACTTTGCAGCTAATGGCATTGCATCAATTGCTGCCTTGATAGCCGCCGGATCTTTCATATCTATATTCACCGGAAAAGGAAAGATTCTTGAATTTATGTATTCAAGGAGTGTGAGAACGATCATTGATGCTAATAATCCTATTACAACACTCATTGCACGTTTACCGGTATTTGCCATGACATTTAAATTTGATTTGCTAATGTATGAAAATAAAAAAACCCGGATAAATTACCCGGGTTCTTTATATTATTTATTGCTGATTATTTCTTAAGAATAATTCTCTTAGAAGATTCACCATTTTCAGATTTCAATTTAATGAAATAGATTCCGTCTTTGTAATCACTTAAATCAATCGACGGATTAATGTCAGATGCTTTAAATGCATAACGCTTTAATTCATTTCCTAATACATCGGTAATGATTGCTTCAATGTTTTTAGGAGTATTCAACGTAAGATTAACTTGTCCACGAGTTGGATTCGGATAGGCAGTGAATGCAGAAGCAGAAGTTTCTGTAATTCCAACTGAACTTACGCTGGCACAGAAATCATCGAAGGCTACGTTTCCTGAATCTTTGTCGTAGTAGAACATCAAATATTTTGTCCCCGGTGTTAAGTAAAATGCTTTTGTTTCTGAAACAGAAGCTACAGGAATGATGGTTTCTTTTACAGTATATGTTACACCATCGGGAGATTCAGAAAGGATCAATTGACTGTTAGCCATTGTACCCCCAGTAGAAGCATTTCCTTTCATCCAGAAACTGATACTGTCATATCCTGTTAGATCAGGAGTGATCATAGAACAAGAATCACGACCGAATTTATACGAATTCGGGCCGCTTGGACCTGAACTTTGAGTTGAAGTATAATAACTACCAACCGTATAATAAGTTAAAGTAAATCCGTGATAATTTGGACCTGAAGTTGTGTCAAATGAATTCCAGTTCTCGCAGATCTGTGCATTCGAAACAAGTGATCCTAAAATTAAGGCAATTAGAGTAAAGATTTTTTTCATTTATTTATTTTTTTTGACTTCGTTCAAAGATATGCAAAAAGTGTGACACCAAGCAAGGATTAACCGTTGATAAGTATTATTTTGACGTTAAATATTGGGTTTTTTTAATGAAATTCAGGAAATGATGGCGATTTTTTGGTTGAAGAATGCAATAAGAGGTTATAGACTAAAGACTTTAAATGACTTGAATGGGGGCAATTTTTTCTCGCAGAATGATCGGTCGGTTTAAGAGTAAGTTTAAAGTACACCTACTTATTATTAAACTCTGACATGGTTCGATCTACCCCAATCCCAATAAAACTTTTCACGATCTCAACTGATCTTTCAATTCGTTCCGGTAGAGTCTTTTGTTCTTCTGTATTCCATTTTCCCAAAACATAATCAACTTGTTTGCCTTTGCTGAAATCACTGCCAACACCAAAACGTAAACGATTATAGTCAGTAGTATTCAGAGAAAGAGCAATGTCTGCCAAGCCATTATGGCCACCATCACTACCTTTTTTCTTTAATCTCAAAGTACCGAAAGGAAGTGCCAGGTCGTCGGTAATAACAAGTAAATTCTCAACAGGAATTTTTTCTACACTCAACCAGAAATTTACTGCCTTGCCACTTAGATTCATGTAAGTGGTAGGCTTTATTATAATGATCTGATGTCCTTTGAATTTAGTATGATGAATAGTAGCATGCTTATCGATAGTAAATAACCTGTCTGTTGCTTCACCGTTTTTCACCAACGATTTAGCCAAAGCATTCGCTACCTCAAATCCAACATTGTGCCGGGTGAATTCGTATTCAGTACCAATGTTGCCAAGACCGGCGATGAGGAATTTGCTCATTTTTTAGTAAGTAGTAATTGGTAAGTAGTAAGTAGCAAGCTTCATTATATTTCTCTTGTATCTTCGATTCAATAGTATTGACAAAAGTATATTTTTTTAACAAATGAAAAGTGTTTATTGAAAGTAGAAACTTGCTACTTACCACTCACTACTTACCACTTACTAATCAAAAAAAAGCCCGCAACTCTCGTCGCAGGCTTTCAAAGAAATTAATTGCTTATTATTTTTTCGCAGCAGCAGCACCGGCAGCAGGAGCTGCTTTTTCGTCTGTTGCAGCAGCAGCTACAGCACGTGTAATTTTCACTGCTGTAAGTACACTGTTTGGCGAATTTAAAATTTCAACACCTTTCAACTTGATGTCACGAACACGGATATCGTCGCCGATATTTAATTCGTTAATGCTTACATCAATTGAATCAGGAAGATCTTTTGGTAATGCTGAAACTTTCAGACGACGAGTCTTAGTTACCAGCTGACCACCTGCACGAACACCAACTGCATTTCCTGAAACTTTTACAGGAACTTCAATTGTGATCTTTTTGTTTTCATCTAATTCAAGAAAATCGATGTGGTTGATACGATCTGATACAGCATGAAACTGAATGTCTTTCATTACAGCTTTGTAGCTCGCACCGTCGATGTTCAATTCAACTGTGTATACATTAGGTGTGTACACCAGTCCTTTTAGAGAGAGCGCCGGCGTACTGAAATGGATCTGTTCTTTTCCACCATAAAGTACACATGGAACTTTTCCCTCTGCTCTCAGGCGAATGTTTTCCTGTTTTGTCTGAGCTGCTCTTTTTGTTCCGTTAATTGAAATTGATTTCATTTTGTTTTTTTGTTATTTATTAATACTACTGAAATTAAATTAAGAATAATTCATTGATACTTTCATAGACGTACACCCGGCGGATAATTCTCGAAAACATTTCTGCTGTAGAAATGACTTTGATCTTATCTGATTCATGACGAAGCGGAATTGTGTCTGTCACAACAAGCTCTGTCAGTCTGCTTGCAGCTATTCTCTCATATGCTTTTCCTGAAAGAACTGCGTGTGTACAAAATGCTCTGACACTGTTTGCACCTCTGTCGAATAACATATCAGCTGCTTTCGTCAATGTACCTGCTGTATCTACAATATCATCGACTAAAATGATATCACGACCTTCAACTTCCCCAATGACCATCATTGAATCGATCTCATTGGCTTTTTTACGTTGCTTGTCGCAGATAACCATTTCTGCATTGAAATATTTCGCATATCCTCTTGCACGATTTACTCCACCCATATCAGGTGCTGCAATGGCAAGATGCGGAAGATTCAATGAATGTATGTAAGGAACGAATAATGATGAAGGCTCTAAGTGGTCCACCGGAACATCAAAGAATCCCTGTATTTGTGGAGCGTGTAGATCCATCGTAACAATACGTGTTACTCCGGCTGCGCTCAACAGATTTGCAACTAATTTTGCAGCGATTGAAACCCTCGGTTTGTCTTTCCTGTCGGAACGTGCAAAACCAAAATATGGAATTACTGCAGTAATGTAATGTGCAGAAGCTCTTTTAGCAGCATCGATCAACATCAGTAATTCCATCAGATTATCCGATGGAGCAAATGTTGACTGAATAATGAAAACATCACATCCGCGAACTGATTCGTCAAACGAAGGCGAAAATTCTCCGTCACTAAAACGAACTACATTCACATTTCCCAAAGGAAGTCCGTATCCGGTTGCAATTTTTTCTCCAAGATACTTTGTCTCAGTTCCTGAAAATATTTTTACGTTGCGTTCCATTGCTCAGACCCTTTTTTGGGGGCTGCAAAGAAAGGAAAAAGGGGGGATAAAGGCAAATAAAAGTAAGGCTTTGTGCCGGATTAATTGCAGCATTATTTGGCTTGAATCGCCGAATAACCAATGTCTTGACCCTTGAAATCCAGGTGTTCAGTACCCATTTTAACCAATTTGCCAAAAAAACGATGATATTAATCCTGGATATCGGCAGAAAAGTACATTTGTTGTTCAGAGAAGCCCTCCTAACGCTCTGAAAATTGATCATCAAAAACTTTGTTCTCATGAAAAAACTCCTACTCTGTTTATTTTCAATGATATGCATGTTCAATGCAAAAGCTCAAATTGTCTCAATTAATCCCGATAGCGCGCTTCGCAATCAAACCCTTACTACGACAATTACTATGTCTACCGGGTTAATGTTTAATGCGTCTGCTCCATGGAACTCCAGTGATATTTATCTGCAGCAAGGTGGGACAACCATTCTTGCATCAACGTTTAACTGGCCGTCTTATTTTGACTCTGGATTGATGAGAATGGTTTATGCTGATTCCGGATACGCAACTTTTACTATTCCGGCGAATGCTCCAAATGGATTTTATGATGTAAATATTAATATCTATCCTTTTGCTACTCCGGTATTATACACTCTGTACAACGGATTTTTTGTTGGTTCACCTGCCGGAACTGTAAGTGGAAAAGTTTACTTCGATCAGGATCAGGATGGAAATTATGATGCTGGTGAACTACCGGTGTCTAATCAGATGATCAGAATTTCTCCGGGAAACAATATAGCATTGACAAATTATGCAGGAGAATATACTTACTATGCCGATTCAGGAAGTTATCTTTTTGAATATCTCCCTTCTGCTAATTTTACACAGACTTCAGTACCTATAAACTATACAGAAACAATTCCACCTTCAGTGACAGGCAGGGATTTTGGAACTTATTCAACAGCTAATCTGTATAGTAATAAAATAAATATAATTCAAGACTGGTACAGATGTAATATGGCAGTACCACTATTGATCCAGATCCGGAACGATGGATTTTTAACTGTAGAGCATCATGTAACACTTTCTACATCCAATTTCCAATACATTTCATCAACCGTTCCACCGGATTATGTTACTTCTAATTCCTATGGATGGATAATCACAAATGTCGGTGGCGGTCAGGCTTCACTCGTGGGCGGAGGATTAATTTATCAAGCCCCTTCAGCCGGAAGTGTGGTATTTATCCACGTCTCTGACAGTATATTTGACTCTTCGAATAATTTACTTACTGTACTTTATGACAGTTATTATTCTGATGTCCGATGCTCTTTTGATCCGAACGATAAACATGTTTCTCCTGAAGGTGTGTTGTCACAACATTATACTCCAATCAATTCGCCACTGACTTATCACATCAATTTTCAGAATACCGGAAATGACACAGCTTATGATGTATTCATCCTTGATACGCTTGATGCAAATCTGGATCTTTCTACATTCGAAGTTATTGCAAGCAGTCATACGATGACTACACAAATGACAGCAACAGGTGCTGTCAGATTTAATTTCTTTAATATCATGTTACCGGATAGTGGTGCTGATGAACCGGCAAGTCATGGCTGGGTAGAATACAGAATTAGTCCGAACGCAGGATTACCTGATCCGACAGTGATCACAAATACTTCGCATATTATTTTTGATCAGAATGTTCCTGTTGTAACAAATACAACAATGAATACAATGACTGCTTTGCAATATCCGCAATCAATATTTGCAACGGAAGATCAAAACATTTGTGAAACAAGTTGTATTTCGTTTTTGAATCAATCAGAGTCCGGAACTTCATATTCATGGACCTTTGCAGGAGGAAATCCTGCATCAAGCACATCAGCTTCACCCGGTTTGATCTGCTATTCAACCGCAGGAAATTATGATGTTACATTAATTACGACCAATGCACTCGGAAGTGATACTTTAATTCAGCCGGCATTTATTTCTGTAGCAACATCACCGGGAGTTTTCTCTATAGTTCAATCAGGCGACTCTCTTGTAGCTCCTCAGGGATATGATTCGTACCAATGGTATTACAATAATAATCCGATTTCAGGTGATACTTTGTATTATCATGTAGCAACTCAAAATGGCGACTATGGAGTTGT includes the following:
- a CDS encoding aminoacyl-tRNA hydrolase, whose protein sequence is MSKFLIAGLGNIGTEYEFTRHNVGFEVANALAKSLVKNGEATDRLFTIDKHATIHHTKFKGHQIIIIKPTTYMNLSGKAVNFWLSVEKIPVENLLVITDDLALPFGTLRLKKKGSDGGHNGLADIALSLNTTDYNRLRFGVGSDFSKGKQVDYVLGKWNTEEQKTLPERIERSVEIVKSFIGIGVDRTMSEFNNK
- a CDS encoding 50S ribosomal protein L25/general stress protein Ctc; this encodes MKSISINGTKRAAQTKQENIRLRAEGKVPCVLYGGKEQIHFSTPALSLKGLVYTPNVYTVELNIDGASYKAVMKDIQFHAVSDRINHIDFLELDENKKITIEVPVKVSGNAVGVRAGGQLVTKTRRLKVSALPKDLPDSIDVSINELNIGDDIRVRDIKLKGVEILNSPNSVLTAVKITRAVAAAATDEKAAPAAGAAAAKK
- a CDS encoding T9SS type A sorting domain-containing protein; this encodes MKKIFTLIALILGSLVSNAQICENWNSFDTTSGPNYHGFTLTYYTVGSYYTSTQSSGPSGPNSYKFGRDSCSMITPDLTGYDSISFWMKGNASTGGTMANSQLILSESPDGVTYTVKETIIPVASVSETKAFYLTPGTKYLMFYYDKDSGNVAFDDFCASVSSVGITETSASAFTAYPNPTRGQVNLTLNTPKNIEAIITDVLGNELKRYAFKASDINPSIDLSDYKDGIYFIKLKSENGESSKRIILKK
- a CDS encoding glycine--tRNA ligase, yielding MATPTTEDLFKNIISHSKEYGFIFQSSEIYDGLSAVYDYGQNGAELKKNIRDYWWKSMVQLNDNIVGIDAAIFMHPTTWKASGHVDAFNDPLIDNKDSKKRYRADVLIEDHLAKIEGKINKEVEKARQRFGETFKEETYRTTNARVMEYQQKIDDVNARFKTALEAEDLADVKQIILDLEIVCPISGTRNWTDVRQFNLMFNTQLGSVSEESSTIYLRPETAQGIFVNFLNVQKTGRMKLPFGIAQTGKAFRNEIVARQFIFRMREFEQMEMQFFIRPGTEMEWYAHWKETRMKWHKSLGFPGNKHRFHDHLKLAHYANAACDIEFEFPFGFKELEGIHSRTDFDLRNHEKFSGKKLQYFDPELNENYIPYVVETSVGLDRMFLAVLSQSYAEEKLEDGSERVVLRIPAFLAPIKCAVLPLMNKDGLPEKAEEIFNKLKLDYNCTSESKDTIGKRYRRQDAIGTPYCITVDHQTLEDNTVTIRHRDSMKQERIAIDQIDGVLRSNVDMRSALAEL
- a CDS encoding ribose-phosphate pyrophosphokinase, which gives rise to MERNVKIFSGTETKYLGEKIATGYGLPLGNVNVVRFSDGEFSPSFDESVRGCDVFIIQSTFAPSDNLMELLMLIDAAKRASAHYITAVIPYFGFARSDRKDKPRVSIAAKLVANLLSAAGVTRIVTMDLHAPQIQGFFDVPVDHLEPSSLFVPYIHSLNLPHLAIAAPDMGGVNRARGYAKYFNAEMVICDKQRKKANEIDSMMVIGEVEGRDIILVDDIVDTAGTLTKAADMLFDRGANSVRAFCTHAVLSGKAYERIAASRLTELVVTDTIPLRHESDKIKVISTAEMFSRIIRRVYVYESINELFLI
- a CDS encoding PKD domain-containing protein; this translates as MKKLLLCLFSMICMFNAKAQIVSINPDSALRNQTLTTTITMSTGLMFNASAPWNSSDIYLQQGGTTILASTFNWPSYFDSGLMRMVYADSGYATFTIPANAPNGFYDVNINIYPFATPVLYTLYNGFFVGSPAGTVSGKVYFDQDQDGNYDAGELPVSNQMIRISPGNNIALTNYAGEYTYYADSGSYLFEYLPSANFTQTSVPINYTETIPPSVTGRDFGTYSTANLYSNKINIIQDWYRCNMAVPLLIQIRNDGFLTVEHHVTLSTSNFQYISSTVPPDYVTSNSYGWIITNVGGGQASLVGGGLIYQAPSAGSVVFIHVSDSIFDSSNNLLTVLYDSYYSDVRCSFDPNDKHVSPEGVLSQHYTPINSPLTYHINFQNTGNDTAYDVFILDTLDANLDLSTFEVIASSHTMTTQMTATGAVRFNFFNIMLPDSGADEPASHGWVEYRISPNAGLPDPTVITNTSHIIFDQNVPVVTNTTMNTMTALQYPQSIFATEDQNICETSCISFLNQSESGTSYSWTFAGGNPASSTSASPGLICYSTAGNYDVTLITTNALGSDTLIQPAFISVATSPGVFSIVQSGDSLVAPQGYDSYQWYYNNNPISGDTLYYHVATQNGDYGVVVGNSNGCESGVNIPNVIIGVEYLTSGKIIDVYPNPSNGNFEITFDAVSSDMIVVTVIDKVGKIVFEKEVLVNSGSNKIKVSNTISLPEFICSNCQMIKVLFQNDW
- a CDS encoding CHASE3 domain-containing protein, whose protein sequence is MWYSINSIDQLQKNLDTQIHTRTIIFNLKNNLTNLLNAETGERGFVITGNEKYLEPYNRSIEEILVTRNTLIELTRNDKSIQPLMDSLNKYIDLKLNYIDNIISLKRAGKEEEVKDLLTTGEGKFFMDKIREYNLALQESKEMLFSERKNITYSSLKESRTIFIREGILAIIITIFLAITIVSELNRRMRTEAQLVIKNQELERKNNEIEQFAYISAHDLQEPLRSISNFSVLLKEKLQANTDPGTNRYMDKIIAAASRMSNLINDLLEYSRLGKDMERTKINTARLVDEVVHDIGIIIKESGARITIEKLPVVVGHQSLKSLFQNLITNSIKFTAKGTRPEIKISSTQNQTEFVFSISDNGIGIDPQYFERIFTIFQRLHTREDYPGTGIGLAQCKKIVELHGGRIWVTSKPDNGSTFYFTISKNQKL